One segment of Candidatus Micropelagos thuwalensis DNA contains the following:
- a CDS encoding DUF3035 domain-containing protein has protein sequence MTDFKMNRGINILGLLCLTLTVSACGSGLSDAFAYKKNPPDEFAILKKQPLIIPPDYSLKPPNEAGSKIARASTRVEAEQILTGREVDINEIASDGEREILDRVGSNPSQNNVRAKIQNDGNNVISKDKAVTEKLILNTTGE, from the coding sequence ATGACAGATTTTAAAATGAACCGCGGTATAAACATCCTCGGCCTTTTGTGTTTGACACTGACAGTCTCAGCCTGTGGTAGCGGTCTCTCAGACGCTTTCGCCTACAAAAAAAACCCACCGGATGAATTTGCCATTCTGAAAAAACAACCGCTGATTATTCCGCCAGACTATTCTTTGAAACCACCAAATGAAGCTGGAAGTAAAATTGCCCGCGCCAGCACGCGTGTTGAGGCCGAACAAATTCTGACTGGTCGTGAAGTCGATATTAATGAAATTGCCTCAGATGGCGAAAGGGAGATTCTTGACCGCGTTGGCTCTAACCCAAGCCAAAACAACGTGCGCGCAAAAATCCAAAATGACGGTAATAACGTTATCAGCAAGGACAAAGCTGTCACGGAAAAGCTTATTTTGAACACGACCGGAGAATAG
- the ileS gene encoding isoleucine--tRNA ligase — MEEDLRDYRETLNLPQTDFPMKAGLPKREPEILAYWEKIGLYDRLRDAAKDKEKFVLHDGPPYANGDIHIGHALNKILKDIIVRARQMTGKNAVYVPGWDCHGLPIEWKIEEQYRSKGLNKDEVPAAEFRAECRSFAEKWVATQSKQFQRLGIIGDWDKPYTTMAFDAEAVIVQEFQKFVMNGALYRGSKPVMWSVVEKTALAEAEVEYEEHVSPTIFVKFPVKQADDPALTDGVSAVIWTTTPWTIPGNRAMAFSKALSYGLYQVGDDKLILSDDLAERAMNAADITDFQRLRDVEPEGLICAHPFAGQGYDFDVPILAGDFVTAETGTGLVHIAPGHGQDDFELGLKHQIEVPFTVDEAGVYFDHVPIFAGKKVLDENGKNGDANGAVITALIEANALFAKGKLRHQYPHSWRSKAPLIFRNTPQWFVSMEHDNLRDKALKAIDEVNWFPKAGRNRIYAMIENRPDWVLSRQRAWGVPLTVFIHQQSGEILRDEAVNQRIVEAVKAQGADAWFNTDPQVFLGDTYQAEDYEQVTDILDVWFDSGTTHAFVLEERNDLHWPADVYLEGSDQHRGWFHSSLLESCATRGVAPYKNVVTHGFTMDEKGRKMSKSMGNAVDPLKVIDQSGAEIIRLWTTSCDYSEDQRIGPEIIKANTDAYRKMRNCFRFLLGNLSGFNDAEKCDLQDLPELERYMLHRLGEVSEMVRAGYEDFDFRRVYQTLFNFMTVELSAFYFDIRKDALYCDPDNSPARRGCYTVMDITFDCLTSWLAPILCFTTEEVWQSRHGETRDSIHEQQFPDIPAHYKNDELGAKWDIIRKIRRVVTGALEIERQEKRIGSSLEAAPVVFIANTDWFDKTQDLNMADICITSQIDIRNEVPPAEAFTLDDVKEVGVIPALAIGQKCRRSWKILPDVGSVEAYPDLSPRDAQAVSAYDSQI; from the coding sequence ATGGAAGAAGATTTAAGAGATTATCGGGAAACATTGAACCTTCCCCAAACCGACTTTCCGATGAAAGCCGGTCTACCGAAACGTGAGCCGGAAATTTTAGCCTATTGGGAAAAAATCGGGCTCTATGATCGGTTGCGAGATGCCGCCAAAGATAAAGAGAAATTCGTTCTGCATGACGGGCCACCCTACGCTAATGGTGATATTCATATCGGGCATGCGCTCAATAAAATACTCAAAGACATTATTGTTCGCGCGCGGCAGATGACTGGAAAAAACGCTGTATATGTGCCGGGTTGGGATTGTCACGGGCTACCGATTGAATGGAAAATTGAAGAGCAATATCGCTCTAAAGGTCTGAACAAAGACGAAGTCCCCGCCGCGGAATTCCGCGCCGAATGCCGTAGCTTTGCGGAAAAATGGGTCGCTACTCAATCCAAACAATTTCAACGTTTGGGTATTATCGGTGATTGGGACAAACCCTATACGACCATGGCCTTTGATGCTGAAGCCGTCATTGTTCAGGAATTCCAGAAATTCGTGATGAATGGAGCCCTTTATCGTGGTTCAAAACCGGTCATGTGGTCAGTGGTTGAAAAAACCGCCCTCGCCGAAGCCGAGGTTGAATATGAAGAGCATGTCTCCCCGACAATTTTCGTTAAGTTTCCTGTTAAGCAGGCTGACGACCCCGCATTAACAGACGGGGTTTCGGCTGTTATCTGGACGACAACACCCTGGACCATTCCCGGCAATCGAGCGATGGCCTTTTCAAAGGCACTCAGCTACGGATTGTATCAGGTCGGGGATGACAAACTCATTCTTAGTGATGACCTTGCCGAACGCGCCATGAATGCCGCCGATATAACTGATTTCCAACGCCTAAGAGATGTTGAACCTGAAGGCCTGATTTGCGCCCATCCGTTTGCAGGACAAGGTTATGATTTTGACGTGCCGATACTGGCCGGAGATTTTGTGACTGCAGAAACAGGCACAGGGCTTGTACATATTGCCCCCGGGCATGGTCAGGATGACTTTGAACTTGGTTTGAAGCACCAGATAGAGGTTCCCTTCACAGTTGACGAAGCGGGTGTCTATTTCGACCATGTACCGATTTTTGCCGGCAAGAAAGTTCTGGACGAAAATGGTAAAAACGGCGATGCCAATGGCGCTGTTATCACGGCACTGATTGAAGCCAACGCGCTTTTCGCCAAAGGCAAATTGCGTCACCAATATCCTCATAGCTGGCGGTCTAAAGCCCCGTTAATTTTTAGAAACACGCCACAATGGTTCGTGTCTATGGAGCACGATAATCTGCGTGATAAAGCTCTTAAAGCCATTGACGAGGTCAACTGGTTTCCCAAAGCTGGGCGTAATAGAATTTACGCTATGATTGAAAACCGCCCCGATTGGGTGCTGTCGCGTCAACGCGCATGGGGTGTACCACTGACAGTCTTTATACACCAGCAATCCGGTGAGATTTTGCGTGACGAAGCCGTTAACCAGCGCATTGTCGAGGCGGTGAAAGCTCAAGGCGCAGATGCGTGGTTCAACACCGACCCACAGGTTTTTCTTGGTGACACATATCAAGCAGAGGATTATGAGCAAGTCACAGACATTCTCGATGTCTGGTTTGACAGCGGCACGACACACGCCTTTGTGCTGGAAGAACGCAACGACTTGCACTGGCCTGCCGATGTTTATTTGGAAGGCTCTGACCAGCATCGCGGCTGGTTTCATTCCTCCTTGCTCGAATCCTGCGCGACGCGCGGTGTCGCACCTTATAAAAATGTGGTGACCCATGGCTTCACCATGGATGAAAAAGGCCGCAAAATGTCTAAATCCATGGGTAATGCGGTCGACCCGCTTAAAGTCATTGACCAATCAGGAGCCGAGATTATCCGGCTCTGGACCACAAGTTGTGACTATAGTGAGGACCAACGCATCGGGCCGGAAATCATCAAAGCCAATACAGATGCATATCGCAAAATGCGGAACTGCTTCCGCTTTCTACTCGGTAATCTTTCGGGGTTCAATGATGCAGAGAAATGTGATCTGCAAGATCTGCCGGAACTTGAACGTTATATGTTGCACCGCCTGGGTGAGGTCAGCGAAATGGTTCGTGCTGGCTATGAAGATTTTGACTTCAGACGTGTATACCAAACATTGTTTAACTTTATGACGGTAGAACTGTCTGCGTTTTATTTCGACATTCGGAAGGATGCGTTATATTGCGACCCCGATAACAGCCCAGCACGACGGGGGTGCTACACCGTTATGGATATAACTTTTGACTGCCTGACAAGCTGGCTAGCGCCGATTTTGTGCTTTACCACAGAAGAAGTTTGGCAAAGCCGCCATGGTGAGACCCGTGACTCCATTCACGAGCAACAATTCCCCGACATACCAGCACATTATAAAAATGATGAATTGGGGGCAAAGTGGGACATCATCCGCAAAATTCGCCGCGTCGTCACCGGCGCACTGGAAATTGAACGACAAGAAAAACGCATTGGTTCCAGTCTGGAAGCCGCGCCTGTTGTTTTTATCGCCAATACTGACTGGTTTGATAAAACCCAAGATTTAAACATGGCAGATATTTGCATCACGTCGCAGATTGATATCCGCAATGAGGTGCCACCCGCAGAGGCCTTCACTCTTGATGATGTGAAAGAAGTCGGTGTCATTCCTGCTCTGGCTATCGGACAAAAATGTCGTCGCAGCTGGAAAATTCTGCCTGATGTCGGCAGCGTTGAAGCCTATCCAGATTTAAGCCCCCGCGATGCTCAGGCTGTGTCAGCTTATGACAGCCAAATATGA
- the lspA gene encoding signal peptidase II, whose amino-acid sequence MEFLTSFKSLLKQGPAKKGLIICFVLVFLDQFTKQTVLTQITETDRVPILPILDFVLIWNTGISYGLFDSSGMFGRVTLSVLGLLITLFLLVQMVRSTGKLERLGYCLIIGGAIGNIIDRVIYGGVIDFISFHYENYYWYVFNLADVWISLGVITILWDSFFLSGKTPNGV is encoded by the coding sequence ATGGAATTCTTAACTTCATTCAAGTCACTCTTGAAGCAAGGGCCTGCAAAGAAGGGGCTCATTATTTGTTTCGTTCTCGTTTTCCTCGACCAGTTCACCAAGCAAACAGTTTTGACCCAGATTACAGAAACGGACAGAGTCCCCATTTTGCCAATTCTCGATTTTGTATTGATATGGAATACCGGCATCAGCTATGGACTTTTTGATAGTTCGGGCATGTTTGGGCGTGTCACCCTCTCTGTACTCGGACTGCTAATAACCCTGTTTTTGCTTGTCCAAATGGTGCGATCGACAGGAAAATTGGAAAGACTCGGTTATTGTCTTATTATTGGTGGCGCGATAGGCAATATTATTGATCGCGTTATATATGGCGGGGTTATTGACTTCATAAGTTTTCATTATGAAAACTATTACTGGTATGTCTTTAATCTTGCCGATGTTTGGATTAGTTTAGGTGTTATAACGATTCTATGGGACAGTTTTTTCCTGTCTGGCAAAACTCCTAATGGAGTTTAG
- a CDS encoding bifunctional riboflavin kinase/FAD synthetase: protein MGLFRDLSQLPETAKGGVLVIGNFDGVHKGHQAVLARALEKAGEIDGKTGAEVTVLVFDPHPRQYFAPHAPSLRLTRLGTRARLLQQYGATNTVALTFNKNMAEMSAEDFIQKIIIESFDARAICIGHDFHFGKNRAGTPDMLKTAGEKYGFDVLFIAAVSPDNAGERPYSSTAIRECLTRGEISQATNLLGDYWRLEAEVQQGDQRGRTIDFPTANLSLEDYHLPLFGVYAVTVEMLDGTFAGQKFTGVANLGIRPSFETEAPRLEVFIFDFDGDIYGDTLSVGLADFIRPEQQFDNLDELKAQIARDVQSAREVLASL from the coding sequence ATGGGATTGTTTCGCGACCTTTCACAACTACCTGAAACTGCCAAAGGCGGCGTATTGGTAATCGGCAATTTTGATGGAGTACATAAAGGCCATCAAGCTGTGCTTGCGCGCGCCCTTGAAAAAGCCGGAGAAATTGATGGTAAGACAGGGGCAGAAGTCACGGTTCTGGTATTTGACCCGCATCCCCGACAATATTTTGCCCCGCATGCACCTTCTTTGAGGCTCACACGACTTGGAACACGCGCACGTCTGCTCCAACAATATGGCGCAACCAATACAGTAGCCTTAACATTTAATAAGAACATGGCGGAAATGTCGGCAGAAGATTTCATACAGAAAATCATCATTGAAAGCTTTGACGCACGCGCCATTTGTATCGGGCATGATTTTCATTTTGGCAAAAATCGTGCGGGCACCCCAGATATGTTAAAAACCGCTGGCGAGAAATATGGTTTTGATGTTTTGTTCATCGCGGCTGTGTCGCCTGACAATGCCGGGGAAAGACCCTACTCTTCTACAGCGATAAGGGAATGCCTCACCCGTGGAGAAATCTCACAAGCCACAAACCTTCTCGGCGACTATTGGCGGTTGGAAGCTGAAGTTCAACAAGGCGACCAGAGAGGCCGTACCATTGATTTTCCGACTGCAAATCTGTCACTTGAGGATTATCACCTTCCTCTGTTCGGCGTTTATGCCGTTACAGTCGAGATGCTGGATGGCACATTTGCCGGACAAAAATTCACTGGGGTCGCCAATCTTGGCATACGCCCAAGTTTTGAAACCGAAGCGCCACGTCTCGAAGTTTTTATCTTTGATTTTGACGGCGACATTTATGGCGACACATTGAGCGTAGGTTTGGCTGATTTTATCCGGCCCGAACAACAATTTGACAACCTTGACGAACTTAAGGCACAAATCGCACGGGATGTTCAATCAGCCCGCGAAGTGCTTGCAAGCCTCTAA